The genome window ACGCCAGGGCTCTGTCCCGCATGCGGTCGATCTGCGCCAGGCGATGATTCAAATTGAGCTCAGCCTGATGAACCGCGCGGTCGCGACCGGTGAACATGACGTTCCCGCGGCTGGCGTTGGCGCGTAGGTTCACCCCCGCCTCTTCCCCCGCTCCAGCCTCCGTTTCGGTCGTTCCTGCCGTTCCCTGTGTGAAGAGCCCCGTCCGGGCATTGGCGCGGGCCTGCCCCGTCGCGGACGCCCGCGAGCCTGCGGTCGAGAGACCGACGTTGGCGCCCCCGCGGGCGCTGACCCCGTTTCCTGTCGTCCCGCGAACCGCCTGAGCCGGGTTCATCCCGCGGACGGTCGAGGTGGCGTTGAGCCGCGCAGCGGCCCCCATGGATCCCGCCCCTCCGACTCCGCCAGCGGCTCCTCCTGCACCTCCCGCTCCCGCTGCACCACCGCCACCGCCTCCCCCGCCAGCCCCGCGAAGGAGGCCGCCCGCCGTTCCGCCCGGCTGGGCCTGCGCCACGGCGGCGGAGAGCAGCAGAGCGGCCGCGCTCCCTGTCCATCGAGTCCATTCCATTCGCTTCATGACTTCCTCCGGAAGGTGATGGAACAGGGTGTTCTGTTCCGGGCGCGGAACGCGGCGACCTCGTGCTTTGCCGTCCGCAGGGGACGAACCGGGCGCGAGGGTGGCCCGCCGGACAATGGAACCGCGAACCGATCGGCGGCGAGCGTTTTCCGGAACCCCCGCTTCTGTCAACGGCGGTTGCCGTTGCCGCGGCGAAAGCGGCACCGTCTGCTGGTGAACGGCTTTCAGGGCGATACGGCCAAATGATGCGGCCTGCGGAAAGGTGACGCGAAAAGCCAAATTGACCCGTCCTCCGAACTGCCGGTAGGGTCCGGTTTCCATCCTCTCGGAGGGGAAACGTTGGTATCGCCACTGACTGGTCGAGTTCGATTCGTCTGGACTCTCGCGGTCGTCAGCCTGATCTGGGTGGCGGAACCCGTGTTCGCCCAGTCTTCCTCCGGCCTGCCGCTGGCATCGCGGAGCCCGGCTCCCGCCGGTCGCGACGAGATCCTCGACTACCTGCGGCGAAGGGTGATCGAGCGGCCGGATGACGCTCAGGCGTGGCGGATGCTGGGGAAGTCGCTCGCCGAGCGGGGAGATCCGGAATCGGCCCGCGAAGCCCTGGAGCGAGCCCTCACCCTCGAACCGACGAACGCGGCCGCGCACTACGACCTCGGACGCCTGCTCGAGAAGGAGGGGGAGGCGCAGAGCGCGGCCAATCACCTGGCCCGCGTCACCTCCCTCGTCCCGGAGAGCGAGTACGCAGCCGAAGCCCGGCGGCTGCTCGAGACTCTTCCGGTTCCGACGGAGGATGAGTCGTTCGTTCTGGCGAGTTACGAGATCAAGCGGTTCGACGGCTCGGAGCTGACGAACGACCTGGAGGTTGACGCCCTCCGCGCGATCGAGCCCCGCGATCCCCTGTCGATGCGGATCGAGACCGGGGTGCTCTACAACACGAACGTCGCCCTTTCGCCGACGAACCGGAACTTCGTCGCGGACGGCGCGGGGAGTCCGCAGGTCGTCTTCAATCCGAGCGCGGAGTACCGGATCGTCAACACGGACGACTGGCGGGCCGGCCCGCTGGGGACGGGGTACTTCACGATCAACAACGGGGAGTTCAGCGACCTCAACCTCCAGAGCTATCTCGGCGGGCTGTTCGTCGAGCGGTCGCTCCCGGTCGATGGGGCCACGCTCGTGCCTCGGCTCCAGTATGCCTACACGCTCGACCAGTTCGCCGGCTCGACGTTCGGACGGCGACACGCCGTGGCCGCGTCGCTGACCTCCGTGTGGGACAACCTCGACACCACCGTGGCGTACTACTCGGTCGACTCGACGAACCTCAAGAGCGACGGTGGGAATCCGTCGATCACGTCTCAGGATGGCGTGACGCAGGCGGTGGGGATCGCGCACACGTGGTGGCTGGACCGCCGCGAGATCCGCTCGGCGACGCTCGGGGTCGACGGCCAGAGGGCGGACCTG of Planctomyces sp. SH-PL14 contains these proteins:
- a CDS encoding tetratricopeptide repeat protein; its protein translation is MVSPLTGRVRFVWTLAVVSLIWVAEPVFAQSSSGLPLASRSPAPAGRDEILDYLRRRVIERPDDAQAWRMLGKSLAERGDPESAREALERALTLEPTNAAAHYDLGRLLEKEGEAQSAANHLARVTSLVPESEYAAEARRLLETLPVPTEDESFVLASYEIKRFDGSELTNDLEVDALRAIEPRDPLSMRIETGVLYNTNVALSPTNRNFVADGAGSPQVVFNPSAEYRIVNTDDWRAGPLGTGYFTINNGEFSDLNLQSYLGGLFVERSLPVDGATLVPRLQYAYTLDQFAGSTFGRRHAVAASLTSVWDNLDTTVAYYSVDSTNLKSDGGNPSITSQDGVTQAVGIAHTWWLDRREIRSATLGVDGQRADLEGSDFAFDAAFVYGAAVFPLTDILTLTLEGGGGYRDYYAAPSPPSRNQTILRGSSRLELALTEHWTVAGVFSAERLDSAEETLRTSRLIGGILAIYQY